The following is a genomic window from Adhaeribacter radiodurans.
AGAGTAGGTTACGGTTTAACGTTTTCTCGTTACCTAAACCGCGCTTTAGACTTTACTGTTCAAGCGAACCGCTCTCGTATTGATTACAATAACAACGTGAACGGTGGTGGACCTTACGTAGCAGGCGGACCTTTGAATTATTACTTCGATGGTCATATGACAACTGTTGTGGGTGCCTTTAAATTAAAATTAGGATCTCTGATTAAAGAAGGTGCTCGTTTTGACCCTTATTTATTAGCCGGTTACGGTGGTGCATTTGCTAAAACCGAAGGTCGGGGTGGTTATGGTATGTGGCCAAGCAGCAGCGGCACTTACATTAACGATGGTTCTTACGCGAACGACTTAGTAATGGGTGCTGTAGGTGTTAATATTCGTTTTGGCGAAACAGTAGCCTTAACTTTACAAACTGGTCAGCAATATTTATTCACGGATCAATTAGATGGTTGGAGAGGACCAGATGCTGATTTACATGACAGATTTTTACAACACACTGCTGGTTTAACCTTTAATTTAGGTAAAGCCAAAGACACCGATATGGACGGTGTGCCTGACAGAAAAGATAAATGCCCAGATACACCAACTGGGGTAAAAGTTGACGAAAATGGTTGCCCAGTTGATACTGATAAAGACGGTGTAGCTGATTACCAGGATAACTGCCCAGATGTAGCCGGTGTTGCCGCTCTGAATGGTTGCCCAGATAGAGATAATGATGGTGTAGCCGATGCGCAAGACCAGTGCCCAGATCAACCTGGTACTCCTGCGCTTAATGGTTGCCCAGATGCTGATAGTGATGGTGTAGCAGATAACGCAGACCAGTGTCCAAATACTCCAGCCGGAACTCAGGTAGATGCTAAAGGTTGCCCACTTGATTCAGATGGTGACGGTGTAAATGATGCCGATGATAAATGCCCAACTGTAGCTGGTACAGCTGAAAATGGTGGTTGCCCACGTAAAGTTTTACCAAGAGGTAAAAACAGAGGTTCTGTAAAAGATACCACTTACATCCGCTTCGAAACTAACAAAGCTGTTCTGAAAAGAATATCTTTCAGAACTCTGGACGATATCGTTCGGTTCATGAAGATTAACCCAGAATTTACTATCAAAATTGAAGGACACGCCGATGCCCGTGGTACCGATGAGTATAACATGGCTTTATCTCAACGTCGTGCAGATGCCGTATCTCGTTACTTAACTGCTAAAGGTCGTATAGCGAAAGCTCGTGTAACTACTGAAGCATTAGGTGAATCTCGGCCAATGGCTACCAACGATACTCCAGATGGTATGGCTCAAAACCGCCGCGCTGAAATTCAATTGGTAGTAACCGACGACTTGATGGTTG
Proteins encoded in this region:
- a CDS encoding OmpA family protein — protein: MKRIFKRAAVVALGLCGLIATTTNAQTADKKWAIGAHANVVQYRGDNGSEFYDSQEGRVGYGLTFSRYLNRALDFTVQANRSRIDYNNNVNGGGPYVAGGPLNYYFDGHMTTVVGAFKLKLGSLIKEGARFDPYLLAGYGGAFAKTEGRGGYGMWPSSSGTYINDGSYANDLVMGAVGVNIRFGETVALTLQTGQQYLFTDQLDGWRGPDADLHDRFLQHTAGLTFNLGKAKDTDMDGVPDRKDKCPDTPTGVKVDENGCPVDTDKDGVADYQDNCPDVAGVAALNGCPDRDNDGVADAQDQCPDQPGTPALNGCPDADSDGVADNADQCPNTPAGTQVDAKGCPLDSDGDGVNDADDKCPTVAGTAENGGCPRKVLPRGKNRGSVKDTTYIRFETNKAVLKRISFRTLDDIVRFMKINPEFTIKIEGHADARGTDEYNMALSQRRADAVSRYLTAKGRIAKARVTTEALGESRPMATNDTPDGMAQNRRAEIQLVVTDDLMVDDPASMPSGTTPDGTTPGGTTPGSTTPGGTTTPGGTTTPGGTTTPGTTPGQ